Sequence from the Vicinamibacterales bacterium genome:
GTCGCGGCCAGCAGGGCCATGAGCAGAAAATTGCGCGGCATGTGGAGCGTGCCGGTGCCGTACGCAAACACGAACGCCGACGCGATGTAGAACGGCGCCTGCTCGCCCATGCGACAGAGCGCGGTGAGCACGATCTCGCGCGGCTGACGACGGATCGCCTCGAGCACGGGCGCCGGTTCGATCCGTCTCTCGGCAGCGAGACGTGCGAACACCGGTGTCTCCAGGATGCCGACCCGGATGTAGAGGCCGACACCGACCAGGACGCCGCTCAGCAGGAACGGGATCCGCCACCCCCACGCGAGAAACTGCGGGCCCGACAGCGTGCTCGACGCCAGCACGGCGAGGTTGGCGAGGAACAGGCCGGCCGGCACGCCGAACTGCGGCCACGACGCGATGTAGCCGCGATGCTGGTTCGTCCGCGCCCATTCCATCGCCAGCAGCACCGAGCCGCCCCACTCGCCGCCGACCCCGATCCCCTGGACGAAGCGCAGCAGCGTCAGAATGATGGCTCCCCAGATGCCGATGCGCGAGTAAGGCGGCACCAGCGCGACGAGAAACGTCGCGATACCCATCAGCAGCAGCGTCGCGATCAACGCCGACTTCCGGCCCAGGCGGTCGCCGTAGTGGCCGAAGATGGCGGCGCCGATTGGCCGCGCCACGAAGCCAACGGCGTAGATGGCGAACGCGTTCAGCGTGCCGACGCGCGGGTCGGAGTTGGGGAAGAACAGCGGCGCGAACACCAGGCCGGTGACCGTGCTGTAGAGGAAGAAGTCGTACCACTCGATCGCGGTGCCGACCGTGGCGGCCAGCACCGCGCGACGCAGGTGACGGCGGTGTTCGGCTTCGGAAAGGGGCGCCGCGCTCACTTCACGTCCGTCGACGTCGACACTTTGAACACGCGGAAGTCCGAATAGGTGGCGTGTCCGGTGAGCGTCTGGCGCGACGCGGTCACTTCGTAGTTCTCGTCCATGACGACCGGAACCCAGAGGTCCAGCTTGTCGACGTGCGCGTAGGTGACGGCCGTCTGCGATCGGATGACCGGCTGTCCCGGGGCGCTGGCCGACTGCATGCGGATCTCCGTCTTCACGACCCGGCCGCCGCTCGCCATGTCGATCCAGAACGTGCCCTCCGCGGGCGCGCCGTCGTTCGTCCGGACGAGCCGCGGCTGGCTCTGTTCCGTGAACTGCAGCGTCACGCAATTGACGCCGCCCACCCGATCGGGTCTGCCGAGCCGGAACGCCGAGCGCGACTGGTTGATGCCGCGCAGATACAGCAGCGCGGTCATCGGGACGTTGGTCGTGCGATCGATACG
This genomic interval carries:
- a CDS encoding MFS transporter gives rise to the protein MSAAPLSEAEHRRHLRRAVLAATVGTAIEWYDFFLYSTVTGLVFAPLFFPNSDPRVGTLNAFAIYAVGFVARPIGAAIFGHYGDRLGRKSALIATLLLMGIATFLVALVPPYSRIGIWGAIILTLLRFVQGIGVGGEWGGSVLLAMEWARTNQHRGYIASWPQFGVPAGLFLANLAVLASSTLSGPQFLAWGWRIPFLLSGVLVGVGLYIRVGILETPVFARLAAERRIEPAPVLEAIRRQPREIVLTALCRMGEQAPFYIASAFVFAYGTGTLHMPRNFLLMALLAATVISFPMTPLAGHLSDRFGRKRIYMMGAAATGLYGFVYFGLLDTRAPALVFLAIALSLLPHDLMYGPQAALIAESFAGRVRYSGASLGYQLSSIFAGGPAPLVATWLLGRYKSGSAIAVFIAFCALVSLISTALLTDHTGRDARQD